One window of Pseudomonadota bacterium genomic DNA carries:
- a CDS encoding sigma-70 family RNA polymerase sigma factor, which yields GNIGLMKAVDKFEYRRGYKFSTYATWWIRQAITRAIADQARTIRIPVHMIETINKLVRTSRYLVQELGREPLPEEIALKMELPIEKVRKVLKIAKEPISLETPIGEEEDSHLGDFIEDKSVVSPTDSVVNLSLSDQTRQVLASLTPREEKVLRMRFGIGEKSDHTLEEVGRDFSVTRERIRQIEAKALRKLRHPSRAKRLRSFIDW from the coding sequence GGCAACATCGGCCTCATGAAGGCGGTCGACAAGTTCGAGTACCGCCGCGGCTACAAGTTCTCGACCTACGCGACGTGGTGGATCAGGCAGGCTATCACGCGCGCCATAGCGGACCAGGCGCGCACCATCCGCATACCGGTGCACATGATCGAGACCATAAACAAGCTCGTCCGCACATCCCGCTATCTCGTCCAGGAGCTCGGCCGCGAGCCGCTGCCCGAGGAGATAGCACTCAAGATGGAGCTGCCGATAGAGAAGGTGCGCAAGGTCCTCAAGATCGCCAAGGAGCCGATATCGCTCGAGACGCCGATCGGCGAGGAGGAGGACAGCCATCTCGGCGACTTCATCGAGGACAAGTCGGTCGTGTCGCCCACCGACTCGGTGGTGAATCTGAGCCTCTCCGACCAGACGAGGCAGGTTCTGGCCAGCCTCACGCCGAGGGAGGAGAAGGTCCTCAGGATGCGCTTCGGCATCGGCGAGAAATCGGACCACACGCTCGAGGAGGTCGGCCGCGATTTCTCGGTCACCCGCGAGAGGATCAGGCAGATAGAGGCCAAGGCGCTGCGCAAGCTCAGGCACCCGAGCAGGGCCAAGAGGCTGCGCAGCTTCATCGACTGGTGA
- a CDS encoding Rrf2 family transcriptional regulator — protein MQVSRELDYGVRAMVVLSAHDREILSKRKIAKEFRIPVNFLALILPKLVRSRLVESLPGPKGGYRLARPASRISMYDVIIAIEDEVAFNLCLRSKSGCEEKQRCPVTHVWRKMQCDAMDYLKGVSFEKLSQGFGR, from the coding sequence ATGCAGGTATCGAGGGAGCTTGACTACGGCGTGAGGGCCATGGTGGTGCTGTCCGCCCACGACCGGGAGATACTCTCCAAGAGGAAGATAGCCAAAGAGTTCAGGATACCGGTCAACTTCCTCGCGCTGATCCTGCCCAAGCTCGTCCGCTCGCGGCTCGTCGAGTCGCTTCCGGGCCCCAAGGGCGGCTACAGGCTTGCCAGGCCCGCATCCCGCATATCCATGTACGACGTGATCATCGCGATCGAGGACGAGGTGGCGTTCAACCTCTGCCTCAGGTCGAAGAGCGGGTGCGAGGAGAAGCAGAGGTGCCCTGTCACGCACGTCTGGCGCAAGATGCAGTGCGACGCCATGGACTACCTCAAGGGGGTAAGTTTCGAGAAGCTCTCGCAGGGTTTCGGCAGGTGA
- a CDS encoding thioredoxin domain-containing protein produces the protein MRRWALWVALAACAFGAAVAGISTSQHMRISREGLERGSYCAISETINCDTVNASSYAEFLGVPIAWWGVCFYAAIAAFALYAALSKKERRASVAAAWFMACGGILYSIFLAYIAFVVLAVLCIECTAMYLANMLLFVFLFVAMGVPLGGAPRFVRDYALAVFGRRSNLGFKPAIFKQAAAAGIFFLIGWAAISQIQAKDRSAGGAASLEDKVRAFYMQSLSDIEIDTRWSVWGDPGAKVTIVEFSEFECPFCRLSAFNVKPALQEFRKDIRYYFVHYPLDSSCNDELDRPMHRHACFAARAAVCADRLGDFWGYHDDLFREQAQLTEGKIIAAAKGRGYDMEKFLECVGSPEVDEFVKSQIKAAQRIYVEGTPALYLNGRKLRHWHDRRYLQALVKEEIKRSSKGKGQGSE, from the coding sequence ATGAGAAGATGGGCATTGTGGGTGGCGCTGGCCGCGTGCGCGTTCGGGGCCGCGGTCGCCGGCATATCGACCTCGCAGCACATGCGCATCTCGCGCGAGGGGCTGGAGAGGGGGAGCTACTGCGCGATCAGCGAGACGATCAACTGCGACACGGTCAACGCAAGCTCCTACGCGGAATTCCTCGGGGTTCCGATCGCATGGTGGGGCGTCTGCTTCTACGCGGCCATAGCGGCGTTCGCGCTCTACGCCGCGCTCTCGAAGAAGGAGCGCAGGGCGAGCGTCGCCGCGGCATGGTTCATGGCCTGCGGCGGGATCCTGTACAGCATCTTCCTCGCCTACATAGCGTTCGTGGTCCTGGCGGTCCTCTGCATAGAGTGCACGGCCATGTATCTGGCCAACATGCTCCTGTTCGTGTTCCTCTTCGTGGCCATGGGCGTCCCGCTCGGAGGGGCCCCGAGGTTCGTGAGGGACTATGCGCTGGCCGTCTTCGGCAGGCGCTCCAACCTGGGCTTCAAGCCGGCGATCTTCAAACAGGCGGCCGCTGCCGGCATCTTCTTTCTGATCGGCTGGGCCGCGATATCCCAGATACAGGCGAAGGACAGGTCCGCGGGGGGCGCGGCGAGCCTCGAGGACAAGGTGAGGGCCTTCTACATGCAGTCGCTTTCCGACATCGAGATCGACACGCGCTGGTCGGTGTGGGGGGATCCCGGCGCGAAGGTGACGATAGTCGAGTTCAGCGAGTTCGAGTGCCCCTTCTGCAGGCTCTCGGCCTTCAACGTCAAGCCCGCGCTGCAGGAGTTCAGGAAGGACATCAGATACTACTTCGTCCACTATCCGCTCGACTCGAGCTGCAACGACGAGCTCGACAGGCCGATGCATCGGCACGCCTGCTTCGCCGCGAGGGCGGCCGTGTGCGCCGACAGGCTGGGGGACTTCTGGGGATACCACGACGACCTCTTCCGGGAGCAGGCTCAGCTGACCGAGGGGAAGATCATCGCTGCGGCGAAGGGGCGCGGATACGACATGGAGAAGTTTCTTGAGTGCGTCGGATCGCCCGAGGTCGACGAATTCGTGAAGAGCCAGATAAAGGCCGCACAGAGGATCTACGTGGAGGGCACCCCGGCGCTATACCTCAACGGCAGAAAGCTCAGGCATTGGCACGACCGCAGGTACCTGCAGGCGCTCGTCAAGGAGGAGATCAAAAGGAGCTCAAAGGGGAAAGGTCAGGGCTCAGAGTAA
- a CDS encoding adenosine deaminase family protein, producing MTRYPREFLLAIPKSDLHLHLDGSMRLSTLIELARQQKISLPADTEEGLKKAVFKERYRDLVEYLRGFQYTTAVMQTPEALERVAYELCLDSFSEGVRYIEVRFAPQLHSNASMTVDDVLVSVDRGLRRAEAKINAGPDIKSGDEPKFHYGIIGCAMRMFDEQSATYYRRLREIHPYMPEDDMQALASIELVRSLVHARNELGVPIAGFDLAGAEHGYPAEKHRQAYDLAHKHFIKKTVHAGEAYGPASIFQAITDCHADRIGHGTHLFDTSLVDLPTKEERETYVKELWEYIADRRITIEVCLTSNLQTMPHIKGIGGHPLKEMLARRMSVTFCTDNRLISNTTVTKEIELAVTNFEIAPKALKDLIVYGFKRSFYPADYRAKRSYVRSVIDYYEKLEKALL from the coding sequence ATGACAAGATACCCCAGGGAATTTCTGCTGGCGATACCCAAGAGCGATCTGCACCTGCACCTCGACGGCAGCATGAGGCTCTCCACGCTGATCGAGCTTGCGAGGCAGCAGAAGATCTCGCTGCCCGCCGACACCGAAGAGGGGCTCAAAAAGGCGGTCTTCAAGGAGCGATACCGCGACCTGGTCGAGTACCTCCGGGGATTCCAGTACACGACCGCGGTCATGCAGACCCCCGAGGCGCTGGAGCGCGTGGCATACGAGCTGTGCCTGGACAGCTTCTCCGAGGGGGTGCGCTACATCGAGGTCCGCTTCGCACCGCAGCTGCACTCGAACGCCTCCATGACCGTGGACGACGTCCTCGTGAGCGTGGACAGGGGGCTGCGCCGCGCGGAGGCAAAGATCAACGCCGGGCCCGATATAAAATCGGGGGACGAGCCGAAGTTTCACTACGGAATAATAGGCTGCGCCATGCGCATGTTCGACGAGCAGTCGGCGACCTACTACCGCAGGCTCAGGGAGATACACCCCTACATGCCCGAGGACGACATGCAGGCGCTGGCCTCGATCGAGCTGGTGAGGTCGCTCGTGCACGCGAGGAACGAGCTCGGCGTGCCGATCGCCGGCTTCGACCTCGCGGGGGCGGAGCACGGCTACCCGGCGGAGAAGCACAGGCAGGCCTACGACCTGGCGCACAAGCACTTCATCAAGAAGACGGTGCATGCGGGCGAGGCCTACGGGCCCGCATCGATCTTCCAGGCGATCACCGACTGCCACGCGGACCGAATAGGCCACGGCACGCATCTGTTCGACACCTCGCTGGTGGACCTCCCCACGAAGGAGGAGCGCGAGACCTACGTCAAGGAGCTGTGGGAGTACATAGCGGACCGCAGGATCACCATAGAGGTCTGCCTCACCTCCAACCTGCAGACCATGCCGCACATAAAGGGGATCGGGGGCCACCCGCTCAAGGAGATGCTGGCCAGGCGGATGTCGGTAACCTTCTGCACCGACAACCGCCTCATCTCGAACACCACCGTCACCAAGGAGATCGAGCTGGCGGTCACGAACTTCGAGATTGCGCCCAAGGCGCTCAAGGACCTGATCGTCTACGGATTCAAGCGGAGCTTCTACCCGGCGGACTACAGGGCGAAGCGCTCCTACGTGCGCAGCGTCATCGACTACTACGAAAAGCTCGAAAAGGCCTTACTCTGA